In Rhipicephalus microplus isolate Deutch F79 unplaced genomic scaffold, USDA_Rmic scaffold_395, whole genome shotgun sequence, the following proteins share a genomic window:
- the LOC142794284 gene encoding uncharacterized protein LOC142794284 translates to RRNQGWIGVCVSINDARDGTRAWRLLKSLLTVPRAFNQVLSLAVHFSIQAADLAEQLADQFAARDVAQLPAAPPPAALPCPASCHHPGWVAAQVHELCSEPIAMHELVAALEGSRRRSAPGADGITFQMLRNLDGTGRQRLLELYNDIWSAGTLPESWRTAVVAPILKPGKKATALSSYRPVSLTSAPCKVMERVALERLEWIADQLGFFPEQQTGFRRHRCTADSISDVVATLEDARNSGDVAMLLLLDVENAFDGLPHVVIEAALDRLGISGCLRGFVTAFLSGRTFRVRVGKETSQPRDITAGVPQGSVLSPFLFNLALAGLPASLPTDTRFPARCSVYADDVALWARGPRQSIPAIRRSLQAALDAVITYLGGIGLKVSATKTEALLIHPLAAGRTYVRRLKVGNRNLPWRLTVKYLGLTVDHRLTWIPAAKAAATRVKRVQGAITKLQQRGRGCSAKWALRLNQAAASSVLLYGLPLVTLSPARRDLLEGLHRKALRTILGLPKCSPVAATLAEAGEWPLSLRMLQRALGHIDRLHRAADGRALLERLRNQPQSRMGGLCQLYHEMVPDPPVPVASPPPHHRPPEVHLFLDGAAKHRTPAAALQQAATCKLQEQLAGRLQVFTDGSVLADGTAAAACVIPSRASSRQCQLPFPASSTAAELAGLHLAADLLAEDPPAEPVAVVCDSRAALQTLSNHRRGGLNGSLLASKFRALTTSGTSVSFHWLPSHVGIAGNEEADTLAKAAHQPGTPITRAVAARDFTQARLKKLLITVHPDQRVASGRGPKLLPEKGLTRRERATLLRLRTGCVWTAARRHAKGRCTSPACDRCGDPETLEHLLCACPGLAQERSRLTTAYRRQGLPASTLEHFIFPSRPHLPALRSLVVFLDETGIAAYR, encoded by the coding sequence ACGCAGGAACCAGGGCTGGATCGGCGTCTGCGTCTCCATCAACGACGCACGAGATGGGACACGAGCCTGGCGCCTGCTGAAGAGCCTGCTGACGGTGCCCCGGGCCTTCAATCAGGTGCTGTCACTGGCTGTGCACTTTTCCATCCAGGCTGCAGACTTGGCCGAACAGCTCGCTGACCAGTTCGCTGCCAGGGATGTCGCCCAACTGCCTGCTGCACCTCCACCTGCTGCCCTACCATGCCCTGCCTCTTGCCACCATCCTGGATGGGTGGCTGCTCAGGTACATGAGCTTTGCAGCGAGCCCATTGCAATGCACGAGCTGGTGGCTGCCCTCGAGGGATCCAGGAGGCGGAGTGCTCCAGGTGCAGATGGCATCACGTTCCAAATGCTCCGAAACCTGGATGGGACTGGTCGACAACGCCTCCTGGAGCTTTACAACGACATCTGGAGCGCTGGGACCCTGCCGGAATCCTGGCGAACTGCAGTGGTGGCGCCAATCCTGAAACCCGGGAAGAAAGCCACGGCCCTCTCCTCATACAGGCCAGTTTCTCTGACCTCTGCACCATGCAAGGTGATGGAGAGGGTGGCCCTAGAGAGACTGGAGTGGATCGCCGACCAGCTGGGCTTCTTCCCGGAGCAGCAGACGGGTTTCAGGCGGCACCGGTGCACAGCAGACTCCATCTCAGACGTCGTTGCCACCCTCGAGGACGCAAGGAACAGCGGGGACGtggccatgctgctgctgctggatgTAGAGAACGCATTCGACGGGCTCCCACATGTGGTCATCGAGGCGGCCCTCGACCGACTTGGCATCAGCGGATGCCTCCGAGGCTTTGTGACTGCCTTCCTGTCCGGGAGGACCTTCCGCGTCAGAGTCGGAAAGGAGACCAGCCAACCCAGGGACATCACtgcaggtgtaccacagggctctgtGCTGAGCCCCTTCCTGTTCAACTTGGCGCTGGCGGGACTTCCAGCTTCCCTCCCGACAGACACCAGGTTCCCAGCCCGCTGTTCGGTGTACGCCGACGACGTGGCACTCTGGGCTCGGGGACCACGGCAGTCCATCCCTGCCATCCGGAGGTCACTGCAGGCGGCCCTGGATGCGGTGATCACCTACCTCGGAGGCATCGGGCTCAAGGTCTCTGCCAccaagaccgaggccctgctgatACATCCACTGGCTGCGGGACGAACCTACGTGAGACGGCTGAAGGTCGGCAACCGCAACCTACCCTGGAGGCTGACGGTGAAGTACCTGGGGCTCACCGTGGACCACCGGCTCACGTGGATCCCTGCTGCCAAGGCTGCTGCCACAAGGGTGAAACGAGTCCAGGGGGCCATCACCAAGCTGCAGCAGCGAGGTCGCGGCTGCTCGGCCAAGTGGGCTCTGCGGCTCAACCAGGCTGCGGCGTCCTCAGTGCTGCTGTACGGCCTCCCACTGGTGACCCTGTCGCCGGCCAGGAGGGACCTGCTGGAGGGACTACACCGGAAAGCACTTCGAACCATCCTGGGGCTGCCCAAGTGCTCCCCCGTGGCAGCAACTCTTGCCGAGGCAGGTGAGTGGCCCCTGTCACTCCGCATGCTTCAACGCGCGCTGGGGCACATAGACCGCCTGCACCGGGCCGCCGACGGCAGGGCCCTCCTGGAGCGTCTCCGCAACCAGCCCCAGTCACGGATGGGAGGACTATGCCAGCTGTATCACGAGATGGTCCCGGATCCGCCAGTCCCGGTAGCCTCACCACCGCCACACCACCGGCCGCCAGAGGTCCACCTCTTCTTGGATGGCGCAGCCAAACATCGAACACCTGCGGCCGCATTGCAGCAGGCTGCCACCTGCAAGCTCCAGGAACAGCTGGCGGGGCGGCTGCAGGTTTTCACCGATGGATCCGTCCTGGCGGACGGGACTGCGGCAGCAGCGTGTGTCATCCCTTCCAGGGCCAGCAGCAGGCAATGCCAGCTTCCCTTCCcagcgagctccacggctgcggaGCTGGCGGGACTCCACCTGGCAGCGGACCTCCTGGCTGAAGACCCCCCTGCTGAGCCGGTTGCAGTAGTGTGCGACAGCAGAGCAGCCCTGCAGACCCTGTCCAACCATCGCCGGGGCGGGCTCAATGGCAGCCTCCTGGCTTCTAAGTTCCGGGCGCTCACGACGTCAGGgacgtccgtctccttccactggctgccctcccaCGTGGGCATAGCTGGCAATGAGGAGGCGGACACACTGGCTAAGGCAGCCCATCAGCCTGGCACCCCCATCACCCGGGCCGTGGCGGCCAGGGACTTTACGCAGGCTCGTCTTAAGAAGCTTCTCATCACAGTCCACCCAGACCAGCGGGTGGCCAGCGGACGGGGACCGAAGCTTCTACCAGAGAAGGGCCTAACCAGGAGGGAAAGAGCCACCCTGCTGCGACTACGGACCGGCTGCGTGTGGACCgcggcccgccgccacgccaaggGCCGCTGCACCTCCCCGGCCTGCGACCGCTGCGGCGATCCCGAGACCCTCGAACATCTCCTCTGTGCCTGTCCTGGCCTGGCACAGGAACGTTCGAGGCTCACCACAGCCTACAGGAGACAGGGCCTTCCTGCCTCCACACTGGAACACTTCATCTTCCCGTCTCGTCCTCATCTGCCAGCGCTGCGGAGCCTGGTGGTGTTCCTCGACGAGACGGGAATCGCGGCCTACCGCTGA